In Helianthus annuus cultivar XRQ/B chromosome 3, HanXRQr2.0-SUNRISE, whole genome shotgun sequence, a single window of DNA contains:
- the LOC110932000 gene encoding uncharacterized protein LOC110932000 has product MEGSNKGEGKKKNVGSGSKARAQDKRGGSGGSSVPFHPQLGFDNQTQPPFFLNQPIHPNFGYDSQPLQNWMQHGPTMIRPGYYDYSLDAQNAFDPFAFQTPSSQSPKYIQDDSDEEFVPDTQEQHYEDEDVAVQENPVNQNEAAPERRGKAKRENWTPKQEEALAKAYVHWTLNKKKGNQQKTDGFWKQVLNHFNQTVGGSNRTHHQVRSKWLAIQTKLNTFNGLYHQADRLRPSGSDDSFVMKQALKDYKSKEGYDFAHIAAWEVVRTNQKWSSVPLLGEESSGSSQKRKSSYSGNYRADTPNVEVSSGIPDINEDPSPR; this is encoded by the exons ATGGAAGGCTCAAACAAAGGTGAAGGCAAGAAAAAAAATGTAGGGTCCGGTTCGAAGGCGAGGGCTCAAGATAAACGCGGTGGTTCGGGTGGTTCTAGTGTGCCGTTTCATCCCCAACTTGGGTTTGACAATCAAACCCAACCTCCATTTTTTTTAAACCAACCCATTCATCCAAATTTCGGTTATGATAGCCAGCCCCTCCAAAATTGGATGCAACATGGTCCGACGATGATTCGACCCGGTTATTATGATTACTCCCTAGACGCCCAaaatgcttttgacccgtttgcttttCAAACCCCAAGCTCACAATCACCGAAATACATACAAGATGACTCCGATGAAGAGTTCGTGCCGGACACCCAAGAGCAACATTATGAGGATGAAGATGTTGCGGTTCAAGAAAATCCCGTGAACCAAAATGAAGCCGCACCGGAAAGAAGAGGAAAAGCGAAACGGGAAAATTGGACGCCAaaacaagaagaggcgttggcaaaGGCTTATGTTCATTGGACTTTAAATAAAAAGAAAGGCAATCAACAAAAGACGGATGGTTTTTGGAAGCAAGTTCTAAACCACTTCAATCAAACGGTTGGAGGAAGTAACCGAACCCACCACCAAGTTCGATCAAAATGGCTCGCGATACAAACAAAATTGAACACATTCAACGGTTTATATCATCAAGCG gaTCGTTTACGTCCTAGCGGGAGTGATGATTCTTTTGTAATGAAGCAAGCGCTAAAGGATTACAAAAGCAAAGAAGGATATGACTTTGCTCATATTGCGGCTTGGGAGGTTGTTAGAACAAATCAAAAGTGGTCGTCGGTACCCTTGTTGGGTGAAGAAAGCTCCGGCTCGAGTCAAAAAAGAAAGTCTTCATATTCGGGAAATTATAGAGCGGATACACCAAATGTCGAAGTCTCGAGCGGTATTCCCGACATAAACGAGGATCCCTCGCCAAGATGA
- the LOC110927962 gene encoding uncharacterized protein LOC110927962, with the protein MTIINLHLISKSLPAFAPLPATMNTLANQIKKQRINSPSKTHFFKLNDTVSVCTFIFLLSSAVFLCFCTRNLSNFADYTDRHYIFLLCNGILAILIMNFHSTDVSSLKEDHLVVAYEIKHQPLILTPTIEQVSVSEEQDEEYDDEIERNGNRVCVTCYHDDVSIVEDGLVVVEDHETGESKEEAETEELNNRCAQFIRQMRERMKLESSSELNNLVLMQKL; encoded by the coding sequence ATGACCATCATCAACCTTCATCTAATAAGTAAAAGTCTTCCTGCTTTTGCACCTCTTCCTGCCACAATGAATACATTAGCAAATCAAATTAAAAAACAGAGGATCAATTCACCATCAAAAACTCATTTCTTCAAACTCAACGACACCGTTTCGGTTTGTACCTTCATTTTCTTACTCTCATCTGCAGTATTCCTCTGTTTTTGCACTCGCAATCTATCCAATTTCGCCGATTACACCGACAGACATTACATCTTCCTTCTCTGCAACGGAATCCTTGCTATCCTTATCATGAACTTCCACTCGACCGATGTTTCTTCATTGAAAGAGGATCATTTAGTGGTCGCATATGAAATCAAGCATCAACCTCTGATACTGACACCAACAATCGAACAAGTATCCGTCTCGGAAGAACAAGATGAAGAATATGATGATGAAATTGAGCGAAATGGGAATCGGGTTTGTGTGACTTGTTACCATGATGATGTTTCAATTGTTGAAGATGGTCTTGTTGTTGTTGAAGATCACGAAACAGGGGAATCGAAAGAAGAAGCAGAAACAGAGGAATTGAACAATAGATGTGCGCAATTTATAAGGCAAATGAGAGAAAGAATGAAGTTGGAATCATCGAGTGAATTAAACAATTTAGTTTTGATGCAGAAGCTATAA